In Pseudophryne corroboree isolate aPseCor3 chromosome 7, aPseCor3.hap2, whole genome shotgun sequence, a single window of DNA contains:
- the MSRB1 gene encoding methionine-R-sulfoxide reductase B1 isoform X2 — MSFCSFFGGEIYKDHFDNGVYVCAKCGYELFSSRTKFEHSSPWPAFTETVHEDSVSKHVERPNALKVLCGKCGNGLGHEFLNDGPKKGQSRFUIFSSSIKFVPKDKVGGGANRA, encoded by the exons ATGTCTTTCTGCTCGTTCTTTGGTGGAGAGATTTACAAAGATCACTTTGATAACG GAGTATATGTGTGTGCCAAGTGTGGCTATGAGCTCTTCTCCAGCCGCACCAAATTCGAGCACTCTTCACCCTGGCCGGCCTTCACCGAGACCGTTCATGAGGACAGCGTGTCCAAGCACGTGGAGAGGCCCAACGCTCTCAAA gttctctgtggcAAGTGTGGTAATGGGCTAGGCCACGAGTTCTTAAACGATGGGCCGAAGAAGGGCCAGTCCCGCTTCTGAATATTCAGCAGCTCGATAAAGTTCGTCCCCAAAG
- the MSRB1 gene encoding methionine-R-sulfoxide reductase B1 isoform X1, producing MSAWRDEQGWPHCLAGAVWTRNAMSFCSFFGGEIYKDHFDNGVYVCAKCGYELFSSRTKFEHSSPWPAFTETVHEDSVSKHVERPNALKVLCGKCGNGLGHEFLNDGPKKGQSRFUIFSSSIKFVPKDKVGGGANRA from the exons ATGAGTGCGTGGAGAGACGAGCAGGG TTGGCCACACTGTTTGGCAGGTGCTGTCTGGACAAGAAACGCCATGTCTTTCTGCTCGTTCTTTGGTGGAGAGATTTACAAAGATCACTTTGATAACG GAGTATATGTGTGTGCCAAGTGTGGCTATGAGCTCTTCTCCAGCCGCACCAAATTCGAGCACTCTTCACCCTGGCCGGCCTTCACCGAGACCGTTCATGAGGACAGCGTGTCCAAGCACGTGGAGAGGCCCAACGCTCTCAAA gttctctgtggcAAGTGTGGTAATGGGCTAGGCCACGAGTTCTTAAACGATGGGCCGAAGAAGGGCCAGTCCCGCTTCTGAATATTCAGCAGCTCGATAAAGTTCGTCCCCAAAG